In Flavobacterium sp. N3904, one DNA window encodes the following:
- a CDS encoding RNA polymerase sigma factor, whose protein sequence is MNLTSQNIEELVTLCKENNPKAQFEIYNRYCKAMYNVAYRIVKDEHFAEDVMQEGFLKAFTKINDFKQEVAFGAWLKRIIVNYSIDFYKKNNQFKTEDFEKTLYKLEETDTNLEEKFDFNDLKVKQVLDTIQSLKYNYSMVLTLFYIEGYDQEEISEILKISYANCRTTLSRAKESLRKKLNEL, encoded by the coding sequence TTGAATCTGACCAGTCAAAATATCGAAGAATTAGTTACGCTGTGCAAAGAGAATAACCCGAAAGCACAATTTGAGATTTATAATCGCTATTGCAAGGCGATGTATAATGTGGCCTATAGAATTGTGAAGGATGAACATTTTGCCGAAGACGTGATGCAAGAAGGCTTTTTGAAGGCATTTACCAAAATAAATGATTTCAAGCAAGAAGTTGCCTTTGGTGCATGGTTGAAACGGATCATAGTGAATTACAGTATTGATTTTTACAAAAAAAATAACCAATTTAAAACAGAAGATTTTGAAAAAACACTTTATAAACTAGAAGAAACAGATACAAATCTGGAAGAAAAATTCGATTTTAATGATTTAAAAGTCAAACAGGTTTTGGATACCATTCAATCCCTAAAATACAATTACAGCATGGTTCTAACTTTATTCTACATCGAAGGTTATGACCAAGAAGAAATAAGCGAAATTCTTAAAATAAGTTATGCCAACTGCAGAACAACACTGAGCAGGGCCAAAGAAAGCTTAAGAAAAAAATTAAATGAGTTATGA
- the lon gene encoding endopeptidase La, with protein sequence MSNHKILTIDNLSLQEFDSEAELIPLLTPEDEEEMNNEELPDSLPILPLRNTVLFPGVVIPISAGRDKSIKLINDANAAGKVIGVVAQINEEDEDPSFEDVHKIGTVARILRVLKMPDGNVTVILQGKKRFELAEMVSEEPYLKAKIKEVSEKRPAKKDSEFNAIIDSVKELAVQIINESPNIPSEATFAIKNIGSPSFLISFVSSNMNLSVKEKQDLLSINGLKDRALETLRYMNVELQKLELKNDIQSKVRFDLDQQQREYFLHQQMKTIQEELGGVSQEEEMDEMSLKAKTKKWDEKTQKHFEKELSKMRRMNPQAPDFGIQRNYLELFLELPWGEFSKDNFDLKHAQKVLDKDHFGLEDVKKRMIEHLAVLKLRNDMKSPIICLTGPPGVGKTSIGRSVAEALGREYVRISLGGLRDEAEIRGHRKTYIGAMPGRIIQSLKKAGTSNPVFVLDEIDKLSSSHSGDPSSALLEVLDPEQNNSFYDNFLEMGYDLSKVMFIATSNNMSAIQPALIDRMEVIKMSGYTIEEKVEIARKHLFSKQLAAHGLKAKDLTIGKKQLEKIVEGYTRESGVRGLENKIAQVIRNAAKSVAMNEPYNKKVTDEDIVKVLGVPRLERDKYESNDVAGVVTGLAWTSVGGDILFIESLISPGKGMMTITGNLGTVMKESATIALEYIKANAQFLGLNPELLSKYNIHLHVPEGATPKDGPSAGIAMLTSLVSLFTQKRVKKNLAMTGEITLRGKVLPVGGIKEKILAAKRANIKEIILCHENKSDIDEIKPEYMEGLTFHYVKEMSEVLDIAITKENVKNAKALK encoded by the coding sequence ATGTCAAATCATAAAATACTTACTATTGACAATCTGTCACTTCAAGAATTTGATTCTGAAGCCGAATTAATTCCATTATTGACTCCAGAGGATGAGGAAGAAATGAATAACGAAGAATTACCCGATTCTTTACCTATTTTACCTTTACGTAATACTGTTTTATTTCCCGGAGTAGTTATTCCTATTTCGGCAGGAAGAGATAAATCAATCAAATTGATTAATGACGCCAATGCTGCTGGAAAAGTTATTGGAGTAGTGGCTCAAATTAACGAAGAAGATGAAGATCCTTCATTTGAGGATGTTCATAAAATTGGTACTGTAGCCCGTATTCTTCGCGTTTTAAAAATGCCTGATGGTAACGTTACCGTTATTCTTCAAGGGAAAAAACGCTTTGAATTGGCCGAAATGGTTTCGGAAGAACCTTATTTAAAAGCCAAAATCAAAGAAGTTTCTGAAAAAAGACCTGCTAAAAAAGATTCTGAATTTAATGCCATAATAGATTCGGTAAAAGAATTGGCTGTTCAGATTATAAATGAAAGTCCAAATATTCCATCAGAAGCTACTTTTGCCATAAAAAACATTGGAAGTCCATCGTTTTTAATCAGTTTTGTTTCTTCAAATATGAATTTGTCTGTAAAGGAGAAGCAAGATTTATTGTCTATTAATGGATTAAAAGACCGCGCATTGGAAACCTTGCGTTATATGAATGTGGAGTTGCAAAAACTCGAATTGAAGAATGATATTCAATCTAAAGTTCGTTTTGACTTAGACCAACAGCAAAGAGAATATTTCTTGCACCAGCAAATGAAAACGATTCAGGAAGAATTGGGAGGCGTTTCGCAGGAAGAAGAAATGGACGAAATGAGTCTGAAAGCTAAAACCAAAAAATGGGACGAAAAAACGCAAAAACATTTCGAAAAAGAATTGTCCAAAATGCGCAGAATGAATCCACAAGCTCCTGATTTTGGAATTCAAAGAAATTATTTAGAACTGTTTTTAGAGTTGCCTTGGGGCGAATTTTCAAAAGACAATTTTGATTTGAAGCATGCCCAAAAAGTATTGGACAAAGATCATTTTGGATTGGAAGACGTCAAAAAGAGAATGATTGAACATTTGGCTGTACTTAAATTAAGAAATGATATGAAGTCACCAATCATCTGTTTAACAGGGCCTCCTGGTGTTGGAAAAACATCAATTGGTAGATCTGTTGCCGAGGCGTTAGGAAGAGAATATGTTCGTATCTCATTAGGAGGTTTACGTGATGAAGCTGAAATTCGCGGTCATAGAAAAACCTATATTGGTGCTATGCCAGGGCGAATTATTCAGAGTTTAAAGAAAGCTGGAACCTCTAATCCTGTATTTGTTTTGGACGAAATAGATAAGTTATCTTCTAGTCATAGCGGAGACCCATCATCGGCTTTATTGGAAGTTTTGGATCCAGAACAAAACAATTCTTTTTATGACAATTTCCTTGAAATGGGTTATGATTTGTCGAAAGTAATGTTTATTGCGACTTCCAACAATATGTCGGCTATTCAGCCCGCATTGATTGACCGTATGGAAGTCATCAAAATGTCTGGTTACACAATTGAAGAAAAAGTAGAAATTGCGAGAAAGCATTTGTTCTCTAAACAATTGGCAGCACACGGATTAAAAGCCAAAGATTTGACCATTGGCAAGAAACAATTGGAAAAAATAGTTGAAGGATATACTCGTGAATCGGGTGTTCGTGGCTTGGAAAACAAAATTGCCCAAGTTATCCGAAATGCAGCCAAATCGGTTGCGATGAATGAACCTTATAACAAGAAAGTGACAGATGAGGATATTGTAAAAGTACTCGGAGTTCCTCGTCTAGAAAGAGATAAATATGAAAGTAACGATGTTGCTGGTGTAGTAACAGGATTAGCATGGACAAGTGTTGGCGGTGATATTCTTTTTATTGAATCTTTGATTTCACCGGGTAAAGGTATGATGACCATTACAGGGAATTTAGGAACTGTAATGAAAGAATCAGCTACTATTGCTCTTGAATATATTAAAGCCAATGCTCAATTTTTAGGTTTAAATCCTGAATTATTGTCTAAATACAACATTCATTTACACGTTCCTGAAGGTGCTACTCCAAAGGATGGGCCTAGTGCAGGTATTGCTATGTTGACCTCATTAGTTTCTTTGTTTACTCAAAAACGAGTGAAGAAAAACTTGGCTATGACTGGTGAGATCACTTTGAGAGGAAAAGTATTGCCTGTTGGTGGTATCAAAGAAAAAATATTGGCAGCCAAAAGAGCCAATATCAAAGAGATTATTCTTTGTCATGAAAACAAAAGTGACATCGATGAAATCAAACCCGAATATATGGAGGGGCTTACGTTTCATTATGTAAAAGAAATGAGCGAAGTTTTGGATATTGCGATTACCAAAGAAAATGTCAAAAATGCAAAAGCGTTAAAATAA
- the porQ gene encoding type IX secretion system protein PorQ: MFQKTLFYFLLLICSVTYGQIGGKYTYEFLNLITSPRQAALGGKVITIYDEDVNQPLFNPASINEEMDNHLSLNYGNYYQEVTYGTASYAYTYDQHLQTFQAGVNYINYGKFDGYDENGLPTSSFTGSEIALSVGYAYNIPYTDIHIGANAKLIESTLESYNSFGAAVDLGMVFIDEKNDVNWALTLMNIGTQFTTYDGSREQLPFEIIAGVSQELEHVPIRWHFTLENLQQWNLAFSNPVRSETSIDGSVTEENISFFNNALRHMILGVELFPKKAFNLRLGYNFRRASELQIQDQRNFSGLSLGFGLKLNKLKFNYSYSKYTLAGNTSLFGLIINFGE; encoded by the coding sequence ATGTTCCAAAAAACTTTATTTTACTTTTTACTCTTAATTTGTTCTGTTACTTACGGACAAATAGGAGGGAAGTACACGTATGAGTTTTTGAACTTGATAACTTCGCCAAGGCAAGCCGCGTTAGGTGGAAAAGTAATTACCATTTATGACGAAGATGTCAATCAGCCACTTTTTAATCCTGCTTCAATTAATGAAGAAATGGACAATCATTTGTCCTTAAATTACGGGAATTACTATCAGGAAGTAACTTATGGAACAGCTTCGTATGCTTATACTTACGATCAGCATTTGCAAACATTTCAGGCAGGCGTAAATTATATCAATTACGGAAAATTTGACGGTTATGATGAGAATGGCTTGCCTACTTCATCATTTACGGGAAGCGAAATTGCACTTTCAGTCGGATATGCATATAACATTCCATATACCGATATTCACATTGGTGCGAATGCCAAATTGATTGAATCTACTTTAGAAAGTTACAATTCATTTGGTGCTGCTGTCGATTTAGGAATGGTATTTATTGATGAAAAAAATGATGTGAATTGGGCTTTGACCTTAATGAATATTGGAACCCAATTTACTACTTACGATGGTAGTAGAGAACAATTACCTTTTGAAATCATTGCAGGAGTTTCCCAAGAATTGGAGCATGTGCCAATACGCTGGCATTTTACATTAGAAAATTTGCAACAATGGAATCTGGCTTTTTCCAATCCTGTTCGTTCTGAAACTTCCATTGACGGCAGTGTCACTGAAGAAAATATATCTTTTTTTAATAATGCACTACGACACATGATTTTGGGTGTCGAGCTTTTTCCTAAAAAAGCCTTTAATCTGAGATTGGGATATAATTTTAGAAGAGCCTCTGAATTACAAATTCAAGACCAAAGAAATTTCTCAGGACTCTCATTGGGCTTTGGATTGAAACTGAACAAATTAAAATTTAATTATTCGTATTCTAAATATACTTTGGCAGGAAACACCAGTTTATTTGGGTTGATTATTAATTTTGGGGAGTAA
- a CDS encoding anti-sigma factor — protein MKNENEKLDQLFENLENQWDIQEMNSQHANRFSEKLALKKRKKNYSFIYAIAASVVVVFGITLFYTNNEKPKELKFASKETKQTDSIFTVLIEHQLEQIKAKKSPENEKIISDALQQMKALDSDYEKIKHELEVNGESKPIIYAMISNLQTRISFLQNVLQHIEETEKFKTLNDEKTI, from the coding sequence ATGAAAAATGAAAATGAAAAATTAGATCAATTATTTGAAAATTTAGAAAATCAATGGGATATTCAGGAAATGAATAGTCAGCATGCAAATCGATTTTCGGAAAAATTGGCTCTCAAGAAACGAAAAAAGAATTATAGTTTTATTTATGCAATTGCTGCATCTGTCGTTGTTGTGTTTGGGATAACATTGTTTTACACCAACAATGAAAAACCAAAAGAATTGAAATTTGCCTCTAAAGAAACCAAGCAAACCGATTCGATTTTTACTGTTTTGATTGAACACCAACTGGAGCAAATCAAAGCCAAAAAATCCCCAGAAAATGAAAAAATCATAAGTGATGCTTTGCAACAAATGAAAGCATTGGATAGCGATTATGAAAAAATTAAGCATGAATTGGAAGTAAATGGCGAAAGCAAGCCAATTATTTATGCTATGATAAGCAACTTACAAACCCGAATTTCATTTTTGCAAAATGTTTTGCAACATATTGAAGAAACAGAAAAATTTAAAACATTAAATGATGAAAAAACAATATAA
- the cmk gene encoding (d)CMP kinase, protein MKKITIAIDGFSSTGKSTLAKQLAKHLGYVYVDTGAMYRAVTLFAMQNNCIGADFLDKEKLVKSLPSIKLSFKFNPELGFAEMYLNDVNVETEIRTLEVSSFVSAVAAISEVRSKLVEQQQEMGAAKGIVMDGRDIGTVVFPNAELKIFMTAGADTRAQRRFDELQAKGDLVSYEEVLKNVIERDYVDTHRDDSPLVMADDAIEVDNSYLDRKEQFDVVLELVNEVINTL, encoded by the coding sequence ATGAAAAAAATAACCATAGCAATAGATGGGTTTTCATCCACGGGGAAAAGTACTTTGGCTAAACAACTTGCCAAGCATTTAGGATACGTTTATGTAGACACTGGTGCCATGTATCGTGCCGTGACTTTGTTTGCGATGCAAAACAATTGTATCGGAGCTGATTTTTTGGATAAAGAGAAATTGGTAAAAAGCTTGCCTTCTATAAAATTGAGTTTTAAATTCAATCCTGAATTGGGTTTTGCCGAAATGTATTTGAACGATGTGAATGTGGAAACTGAAATCCGAACTTTGGAGGTTTCAAGTTTTGTAAGTGCTGTGGCAGCTATTTCAGAAGTGCGTTCAAAATTGGTAGAACAACAACAGGAAATGGGTGCAGCAAAAGGAATCGTTATGGATGGTAGAGACATAGGAACTGTTGTTTTTCCAAATGCTGAGCTCAAAATATTCATGACCGCTGGAGCAGATACTCGTGCACAAAGACGCTTTGACGAATTGCAGGCAAAAGGCGATTTGGTTTCTTATGAAGAGGTTTTAAAGAATGTGATTGAACGTGATTATGTAGATACTCATAGGGATGATTCTCCTTTGGTGATGGCAGATGATGCTATTGAGGTGGATAATTCTTATTTGGACAGAAAAGAACAATTTGATGTTGTTTTGGAGTTGGTGAATGAAGTCATTAATACTTTGTGA
- a CDS encoding head GIN domain-containing protein: protein MKKTIQLFVLAALFITTIANAQWTNKKVKGNGKVITEKRTTSGYDEINVSGFFDVVLVSGKEGAISIKGEENLLPYVKVEVDGNVLKIYTEKNVNINTNKEIVLTVPFEQISFVSLSGSGDLKSKNTIVGSKFTAKLSGSGDLTLDVKTTDFEANLSGSGDVVLTGSSDNFVSKISGSGDVDAADLITKSANLTISGSGDMKVNCSQNLYARVSGSGDIAYKGNPESKDTKVSGSGEISKM, encoded by the coding sequence ATGAAAAAAACAATTCAATTATTCGTTTTAGCAGCTTTGTTTATTACAACAATTGCAAATGCACAATGGACAAATAAAAAAGTAAAAGGTAACGGAAAAGTAATCACAGAGAAGCGAACTACGTCAGGATATGACGAAATAAACGTTTCTGGTTTCTTTGATGTGGTTTTGGTTTCTGGAAAAGAAGGCGCAATATCGATAAAAGGCGAAGAAAATTTATTGCCATATGTAAAAGTGGAAGTAGATGGAAATGTATTGAAAATTTACACTGAAAAAAATGTAAATATCAACACCAATAAAGAGATTGTATTGACTGTGCCCTTTGAACAAATCAGTTTCGTTTCGCTTTCGGGATCTGGAGATCTTAAGTCCAAAAATACTATTGTGGGCTCAAAATTTACAGCTAAATTATCGGGTTCGGGTGATTTGACTTTAGATGTTAAAACAACAGATTTTGAAGCCAACTTAAGCGGGTCGGGAGATGTTGTTTTAACTGGAAGTTCAGATAATTTTGTATCCAAAATATCGGGTTCCGGTGATGTTGATGCAGCAGATTTAATTACCAAAAGTGCTAATTTGACGATTTCAGGTTCGGGTGATATGAAAGTAAATTGCAGCCAAAATTTATATGCAAGAGTTTCCGGTTCTGGAGACATTGCTTACAAAGGAAATCCTGAATCCAAAGACACCAAAGTGAGTGGTTCTGGTGAAATTTCGAAGATGTAA
- a CDS encoding nucleoside permease encodes MGIKNRLILMSFLQFFVWGAWLITIANYWFGTKNWEGTQFGLVFGTMGIASLFMPTLAGIIADRWINAEKLYGGLQILYGLVLFYLPEVSTPTTFIYIMLLAMCFYMPTIALSNSISYNALKTNGLDVVKSFPPIRVFGTIGFIVAMWITNLTGNKATAYQFYIAGIAAIILGIYSFTLPKCKPQRLTKENASLTEILGLESFKLFANYKMALFFIFSMFLGGALQLTNAYGDVFLDEFKHFPKYADSFVVKYSTIIMSISQISETLFILAIPFFLKRFGIKQVMLISMLAWVLRFGLFAFGDPVQGLWMIILSCIVYGMAFDFFNISGSLFVETHTDAKNRSSAQGMFMMMTNGVGAILGSFTSGWAIDRFFTKSFGSTTDLASFLQTDVTNPKLLDFVKSQGNSITTDGLFDKVILMKDWHSIWLAFAIYSLIIAIAFAILFKHEHNPNEVENVIH; translated from the coding sequence ATGGGAATTAAAAACAGATTGATATTAATGAGTTTTCTTCAATTTTTTGTTTGGGGAGCATGGTTGATTACAATTGCAAATTATTGGTTTGGCACCAAAAACTGGGAAGGTACACAATTTGGGTTGGTCTTTGGAACAATGGGAATTGCGTCACTTTTTATGCCAACCCTTGCGGGTATTATTGCTGACAGGTGGATTAATGCCGAAAAATTATACGGAGGCCTTCAAATTTTATATGGTTTGGTTTTATTTTACTTACCCGAAGTTAGTACTCCAACAACTTTTATTTACATCATGCTTTTGGCAATGTGTTTCTACATGCCAACGATTGCTTTGAGTAATTCGATTTCCTACAATGCATTAAAAACAAATGGTTTGGATGTAGTTAAGAGCTTTCCGCCCATTCGAGTATTTGGAACCATTGGTTTTATAGTAGCGATGTGGATTACCAATTTGACGGGAAATAAGGCGACCGCTTATCAATTTTATATTGCTGGAATTGCTGCTATTATATTAGGAATCTATTCTTTTACATTACCTAAATGCAAGCCGCAACGATTGACAAAAGAGAACGCCTCGTTAACGGAGATTTTGGGATTGGAATCTTTCAAATTATTTGCCAATTACAAAATGGCTTTGTTCTTTATTTTCTCTATGTTTTTGGGGGGAGCTTTGCAATTGACGAATGCTTATGGTGATGTATTTTTGGATGAGTTTAAACATTTTCCAAAATATGCCGATTCGTTTGTGGTGAAATATTCTACTATTATCATGTCGATTTCTCAGATTTCGGAGACTTTATTTATATTGGCTATTCCGTTTTTCTTGAAGCGTTTTGGAATCAAACAAGTAATGCTTATAAGTATGCTGGCTTGGGTATTGCGTTTTGGTCTTTTTGCTTTTGGCGATCCTGTGCAGGGATTGTGGATGATTATTTTGTCTTGTATTGTGTATGGAATGGCTTTTGACTTCTTTAATATATCTGGATCTTTGTTTGTAGAAACACATACCGATGCCAAAAACCGTTCTTCGGCTCAAGGTATGTTTATGATGATGACCAATGGAGTAGGAGCAATATTGGGAAGTTTTACCTCGGGTTGGGCGATTGACCGCTTTTTTACGAAGTCTTTTGGTAGTACAACAGATTTGGCTTCTTTTTTGCAAACAGATGTCACAAATCCAAAGCTTTTGGATTTTGTAAAAAGCCAAGGAAATTCAATTACAACAGATGGTTTGTTTGATAAAGTAATTTTGATGAAAGACTGGCATAGCATTTGGTTGGCTTTTGCAATCTATTCATTGATTATTGCTATAGCGTTTGCAATTTTGTTTAAACATGAACACAATCCTAATGAAGTGGAGAATGTGATTCATTAA